The following proteins are encoded in a genomic region of Sneathiella marina:
- a CDS encoding NAD-dependent epimerase/dehydratase family protein: MTKKWVITGGCGFIGSALIAKLTRDVDNAVRVIDNLSVGSIKPLEKLNIPIVHADVMKMPIWQKNVLQHFEIDIRDQDRALKVTEGADIIVHLAANTGVGPSVSDPRADCMSNVIGVFNYLEAARLNSVPRFILASSSAVVGDTTSPVHEEKVPHPTSPYGASKLCGEAYCSAYFQTFGIETVALRFGNVYGIGAAHKESVVSKFMKTLLQQDPLTIFGDGSQTRDFIYIEDLVEAITAAAVASDVGGEVFQIATNRETSVNELVDVISSTVEQKGYTRPKILNQSKRIGDIMNIYSDTSKARQKLNWRSKTALQRGIEDTFDWFVSEQKQ, translated from the coding sequence ATGACAAAAAAATGGGTAATTACAGGCGGATGCGGCTTCATCGGTTCGGCACTGATAGCGAAACTGACAAGGGACGTCGATAACGCTGTTCGTGTGATAGATAATCTTTCTGTGGGAAGCATTAAGCCTTTAGAGAAACTGAATATTCCTATTGTACACGCAGATGTTATGAAGATGCCCATTTGGCAAAAAAATGTACTTCAGCATTTCGAGATTGATATCCGGGATCAGGATCGTGCTCTTAAAGTGACAGAGGGCGCAGACATAATAGTTCATTTAGCCGCAAATACGGGAGTTGGCCCTTCCGTAAGTGATCCGCGGGCTGACTGTATGTCTAATGTTATCGGTGTGTTTAACTACCTAGAAGCAGCACGACTAAATAGCGTGCCGCGCTTTATCCTCGCATCCAGTAGTGCAGTAGTGGGAGACACCACATCTCCGGTTCATGAGGAGAAAGTGCCTCATCCGACCTCACCTTATGGGGCAAGTAAGCTTTGCGGAGAAGCGTATTGCTCCGCCTATTTTCAGACATTTGGTATTGAGACAGTGGCGCTGCGATTTGGAAATGTCTACGGCATAGGCGCAGCGCATAAAGAAAGCGTTGTCAGCAAATTTATGAAAACACTGTTGCAACAAGATCCGTTGACAATTTTTGGTGACGGCTCTCAAACACGCGACTTTATTTACATCGAGGATTTGGTCGAGGCAATCACCGCTGCCGCTGTTGCATCGGATGTTGGAGGCGAAGTCTTTCAAATTGCAACCAATCGGGAGACATCGGTGAATGAACTAGTCGATGTCATTTCGTCAACGGTTGAACAGAAAGGTTACACCCGTCCCAAGATACTAAACCAGTCGAAACGAATAGGAGACATAATGAATATTTATTCTGATACGAGCAAAGCGCGGCAGAAGTTGAATTGGAGATCGAAGACGGCGCTGCAAAGAGGGATTGAAGATACATTTGATTGGTTTGTAAGTGAGCAAAAACAATGA
- a CDS encoding class I SAM-dependent methyltransferase has translation MSSKVIWENVKQCNYCGKSDFFLFMRSTEPHWTGDEPLTMMECKNCGLVFASPRPNATQFNKNYLVGDEKARAVLERKRNRPNVRALHLNHVKKALEFHDNKATSLFDMGCGAGTIMEAAKELGLDAEGNDINLAAINELRELGFNAYHGFTNQLELPKNNFDIVINFDYLEHSYNPYEDLKTCNEILKMGGLLSLKTLYLDCPDHILKSDRYQLFRACHYHYFSARNLASMVYKAGFEILELNCNNLIFIIARKMVEASNDRPIDYYDYKIIDTNLKKEKKVTHRKRSVSIVSRGLSTPFKASDIGLH, from the coding sequence ATGTCATCAAAAGTTATTTGGGAAAATGTTAAGCAATGTAATTATTGCGGCAAGAGTGATTTCTTTCTTTTCATGAGGTCAACTGAACCTCATTGGACAGGAGATGAGCCTTTAACGATGATGGAATGTAAAAATTGCGGTCTTGTTTTTGCATCCCCCCGACCGAATGCCACTCAGTTTAATAAAAATTATTTAGTAGGGGATGAGAAAGCACGCGCAGTTTTAGAGCGCAAAAGAAATCGGCCAAATGTGAGGGCTCTTCACCTAAATCATGTGAAAAAAGCTCTTGAATTCCATGACAATAAGGCAACGTCATTATTTGATATGGGATGTGGTGCGGGTACAATTATGGAAGCCGCGAAAGAATTGGGACTGGATGCTGAGGGAAATGATATAAATCTTGCTGCAATTAATGAGCTTCGTGAGTTGGGTTTCAATGCATATCATGGATTTACAAATCAACTGGAACTTCCAAAAAACAACTTTGATATTGTTATAAATTTTGATTATTTAGAGCACTCGTATAATCCTTACGAGGATCTAAAAACTTGTAATGAAATATTAAAAATGGGGGGTCTTCTTTCCTTGAAGACGCTTTACTTAGATTGTCCGGACCATATCTTGAAATCTGATAGATATCAGCTATTTAGAGCTTGCCATTATCATTACTTTTCTGCAAGAAACTTGGCATCCATGGTCTATAAAGCTGGTTTTGAAATCTTGGAACTTAATTGTAATAATTTGATCTTTATAATAGCTAGAAAAATGGTTGAAGCATCAAATGATAGGCCAATCGATTACTACGACTATAAAATTATAGATACCAATTTAAAGAAAGAAAAAAAGGTTACGCATAGAAAACGTAGTGTTTCTATCGTTAGCCGTGGATTAAGTACACCATTTAAGGCTAGCGACATTGGTCTTCATTAG
- a CDS encoding glycosyltransferase has product MGYPYKIGLLIPAFLRGTGGAEKIAHEVAKIIIKNGHKATIICNPKLAKHVTLNLSREIEIIEVNINSDRGIREIKCEFDVIIGFAMSGFFKRILSISEIWNTPFIIQECTNPNRMIASIFINQQDGCKTLEDAFWIRQTVFSKASAIRLTAPAYESTVHPQYHSHTYPFYNSFEPSEPIVFRTLRKNIISVGGMKNSNKNGMVAAQSFARFAAGKQGWKFIQYGKNNFKKELRELRNIYPDVRLLDYGIEQNVDKIYNGAYGLVIPSYEEGLPNVVVEAFTYGIPCIGYSDCEGVNHLIKDNENGFLIDRKNPEAMVIALNNLADEEVRSRLSRNASKFARESFRKRDFEHNWMNVIQSALRQNSQNL; this is encoded by the coding sequence ATGGGATATCCTTATAAGATAGGCCTTCTAATACCAGCATTTTTACGAGGTACAGGAGGAGCAGAAAAAATAGCTCATGAAGTGGCGAAAATAATAATAAAGAACGGACATAAAGCTACAATTATATGCAATCCAAAACTCGCAAAACATGTAACTTTAAACCTGTCGAGAGAGATAGAAATTATTGAAGTCAATATCAATAGTGATCGAGGCATAAGAGAAATCAAATGTGAATTTGACGTGATTATTGGATTTGCCATGTCAGGATTTTTCAAAAGAATTTTGTCAATATCCGAAATATGGAATACACCTTTCATAATTCAGGAATGCACGAACCCAAACCGCATGATTGCCTCCATTTTTATCAATCAGCAGGATGGCTGCAAAACCCTTGAAGATGCATTTTGGATAAGGCAAACGGTGTTTTCTAAGGCCTCAGCCATTAGGCTTACTGCACCAGCGTATGAAAGTACCGTTCATCCTCAATATCACTCCCATACATACCCTTTTTACAATTCCTTTGAACCAAGTGAACCAATTGTGTTTAGGACTCTTCGGAAGAATATTATCTCCGTTGGGGGCATGAAGAATTCAAATAAAAACGGGATGGTGGCGGCCCAGTCATTTGCACGTTTTGCGGCCGGTAAACAGGGTTGGAAATTCATTCAATATGGAAAGAATAATTTTAAAAAAGAGCTGCGGGAATTGAGAAATATTTATCCGGATGTACGGTTGCTGGACTACGGGATCGAGCAAAATGTAGACAAAATCTATAACGGAGCCTATGGACTTGTCATTCCATCTTATGAAGAAGGATTACCCAATGTTGTTGTTGAAGCCTTTACCTACGGCATACCGTGTATAGGTTATTCCGATTGTGAAGGGGTCAATCACCTTATCAAAGATAATGAAAATGGGTTTTTGATTGATAGAAAAAATCCAGAAGCAATGGTCATTGCCCTCAACAATCTCGCCGATGAAGAAGTACGGTCTAGACTTTCGCGTAACGCCAGCAAGTTTGCCAGAGAAAGTTTCAGGAAACGTGATTTTGAACATAACTGGATGAATGTCATTCAATCAGCGCTACGACAAAATTCGCAAAATTTGTAA
- a CDS encoding capsular polysaccharide biosynthesis protein, with translation MIPCVNSFLGSETAFTGSQTLPKNVDTVAGWGMKRSGKAAERLAYQHGIECLRLEDGFLRSYGPGEKYPPLSLIADKTGIYYDATRASDLENLLNSDDNLLQGIEVDADRARQLLVEQKLSKYNMAPEPKSSVFPDTEVSRVLVVDQTKGDSSIDLGLACEETFRIMLEAARAENPDAILYVKTHPEVSSGDKKGHLSFIEEDAKTVLIREEMCPISLLSHMDKVYVVTSQMGFEALLVGKPVSCFGMPWYAGWGVTDDRQLNSRRTRDRSVQELFAAAYFHYTHYLDPVTRKRGSIFDVISFLCLQKEMAASLQNRRTICVGFPNWKAQNVLPFLAFERRKVSFVRHARNLHKKDVKSSDRLICWGADTPAELLEMSKKTGASIWHMEDGFIRSVGLGSDLIPPSSLVLDHVGMYFDPKQPSHLEEILNRAEFDKEDITRAIWIRKFIIDNALCKYNLEKLEATNWSSAGKKIILVPGQVEDDASIKLGCESVKTNLGLLKAVRSANPDAYIVYKPHPDVLFGKRPGNIDRAQVYQFADYSEEKRGIISCLESCDAVHTMTSLTGFDALLRGKQVTVYGKPFYAGWGLTDDIHDIPWRKRVLSIEELVVGTLIRYPLYWDQNLRGFTSCEAVLHHLRDLRDQLISRDELKNLNGGYLRRLTRKLHLYYQSTILWNNY, from the coding sequence ATGATTCCTTGTGTAAACAGTTTTTTGGGGTCTGAGACTGCATTCACTGGCTCTCAAACACTACCAAAAAATGTCGATACAGTTGCCGGTTGGGGGATGAAGCGAAGTGGCAAGGCAGCTGAGCGCCTGGCTTATCAGCACGGGATAGAATGTCTTCGGCTCGAAGATGGATTTCTGCGTTCCTATGGACCGGGTGAAAAATATCCTCCCTTGTCGCTGATCGCAGATAAAACAGGTATTTACTATGACGCCACGCGCGCTTCAGATTTGGAAAATCTTCTGAATTCAGATGATAATCTCCTGCAAGGTATCGAGGTTGATGCTGATAGAGCGCGTCAATTGCTCGTGGAGCAAAAGCTCAGCAAATATAACATGGCGCCTGAGCCGAAGAGTTCCGTCTTCCCGGATACGGAGGTGTCACGCGTACTAGTTGTCGATCAAACCAAAGGAGATTCCAGTATTGACCTGGGCCTAGCCTGTGAAGAAACATTTCGGATTATGCTGGAGGCGGCCAGAGCAGAAAACCCCGACGCTATTCTCTATGTAAAGACGCACCCGGAAGTCAGTTCTGGTGACAAGAAAGGCCATCTGAGCTTCATAGAAGAGGATGCTAAAACAGTTCTTATTCGGGAAGAAATGTGTCCAATCAGCCTATTGTCTCACATGGATAAAGTATATGTGGTCACCTCTCAAATGGGATTTGAAGCACTGCTTGTCGGCAAGCCAGTGAGTTGTTTCGGTATGCCCTGGTATGCGGGCTGGGGAGTGACTGATGATCGGCAATTGAATTCACGGCGGACGCGAGACAGGTCTGTTCAAGAACTTTTTGCCGCCGCGTATTTTCATTACACGCACTATCTTGACCCCGTTACACGCAAAAGGGGTTCCATTTTTGATGTCATAAGCTTTTTGTGTTTACAGAAGGAGATGGCAGCAAGTCTTCAAAATAGGAGAACTATTTGCGTTGGGTTTCCAAACTGGAAGGCACAGAATGTCTTACCCTTTCTTGCCTTTGAGAGAAGAAAAGTTTCGTTTGTACGGCACGCAAGAAATTTGCACAAAAAGGATGTAAAATCTTCTGACAGGCTAATTTGTTGGGGTGCAGACACTCCGGCGGAACTGTTGGAAATGTCAAAAAAGACTGGGGCCAGCATTTGGCATATGGAGGATGGATTTATCAGGTCCGTTGGCTTGGGGTCGGATCTAATTCCTCCAAGTTCACTGGTTTTGGATCATGTCGGGATGTATTTCGATCCAAAACAGCCGTCTCATTTAGAAGAAATACTCAATAGGGCAGAATTTGATAAAGAAGATATAACCCGCGCTATTTGGATACGTAAATTTATTATTGATAACGCCTTGTGTAAATACAATCTGGAGAAGTTGGAGGCAACGAATTGGAGTAGTGCTGGCAAAAAGATAATATTGGTACCGGGTCAGGTTGAAGACGATGCGTCGATCAAATTGGGTTGTGAGTCCGTGAAAACAAATCTGGGGTTGTTGAAGGCGGTTCGTTCCGCCAACCCAGATGCTTATATCGTATACAAACCGCATCCTGACGTTTTGTTTGGTAAAAGGCCTGGCAACATCGATCGAGCCCAGGTTTATCAATTCGCAGACTATAGTGAGGAAAAGCGAGGGATAATAAGTTGCTTAGAAAGTTGTGATGCCGTGCATACCATGACTTCCCTGACCGGATTTGACGCTTTGTTAAGGGGTAAGCAGGTTACCGTTTACGGCAAGCCTTTTTATGCAGGATGGGGCCTCACAGATGACATTCACGATATCCCATGGCGTAAAAGAGTGCTGTCGATCGAGGAACTGGTTGTCGGCACATTAATTCGGTATCCGCTCTATTGGGACCAGAATCTAAGAGGCTTTACGAGCTGCGAAGCGGTTTTGCATCACTTGCGTGATTTACGTGATCAATTGATAAGTCGTGATGAACTTAAAAACTTGAATGGAGGCTATTTAAGGCGGCTAACTAGAAAGCTTCACCTATATTATCAGTCGACAATTCTGTGGAACAATTACTAG
- a CDS encoding STAS/SEC14 domain-containing protein: MMITVEKDKSGNILRAEVSGKIEVEDWDSVAKAIDPVIAENGSVRLFLDASDFAGWKDLEAARAHFKFVKAHHEKVERIALIVDHHWQGWMAGIAEIFVDTEIRTFEEDQKEVAEDWLSSDEQSSFSVLTSDSPDIIGLKINDKLTGEDYEKSLLPLLNELIAQHGKIKLYVDMTGFNGMEISAFWQDFNFGIRNWSHFDRMAVVGMRDWMEALTKLMSAMIPVEMKMFDVKEQEEAWRWIKS; the protein is encoded by the coding sequence ATGATGATAACTGTGGAAAAAGATAAATCGGGTAATATCCTGAGGGCTGAAGTTTCCGGAAAGATCGAAGTCGAAGATTGGGATAGCGTCGCAAAGGCTATTGATCCGGTTATCGCGGAAAATGGTTCAGTTCGGCTGTTTCTTGATGCCAGCGACTTTGCAGGTTGGAAAGACCTCGAGGCAGCTCGTGCCCATTTTAAATTCGTCAAGGCCCATCACGAGAAAGTGGAGCGCATCGCGCTCATTGTGGATCATCATTGGCAGGGTTGGATGGCAGGTATCGCTGAAATCTTTGTAGATACAGAAATACGAACCTTTGAAGAAGATCAGAAAGAAGTTGCGGAAGATTGGTTGTCCAGTGACGAACAATCCTCTTTTTCCGTTCTGACAAGTGATAGTCCCGATATTATCGGGCTCAAAATCAATGATAAGCTAACAGGTGAAGACTATGAGAAATCGCTTTTGCCACTATTGAATGAGTTAATTGCGCAACATGGTAAAATTAAACTATATGTTGATATGACAGGTTTCAACGGCATGGAAATTTCGGCCTTCTGGCAGGATTTCAATTTTGGAATTCGGAACTGGAGCCATTTTGACAGGATGGCTGTTGTCGGGATGCGAGATTGGATGGAGGCACTAACGAAATTGATGTCGGCTATGATACCTGTTGAAATGAAAATGTTCGATGTAAAGGAGCAAGAAGAAGCTTGGCGTTGGATAAAGTCCTAG
- a CDS encoding glycosyltransferase family 2 protein: protein MNKSCHQLNVKVSIVIPAYNNEETLCATLDALSNQTLPAFEIFVVDDGSDIEVQALLQTAYPAVNVIRHEQNSGVQNARNTGYNMVTGTYVLFLDADDILFPEFLFEMATVLEANKAAGACIANFEKCYDLGSAQIAAEHTPIESQIQYLTVDSGLSYYLENTGRFLPSFTMFRKTTLDDISVQGVPFPPEVWGNEDFHLFIRLLAKYPIYVISNPLGIYYLRNNSLSRDQIGVWASRAVAMESLIELERSFPFSPRHLKLFERMRSSAQRRHALLLSRNKQRQAALAILKTELRRSLGIKTLVVFFMLILRIPTRKRNFEGQEY from the coding sequence TTGAATAAATCATGCCACCAATTGAATGTAAAAGTTTCGATCGTTATTCCCGCGTACAATAATGAAGAAACGCTATGCGCAACATTGGATGCCTTGAGTAATCAAACCCTTCCCGCGTTCGAAATTTTTGTTGTAGATGACGGGAGTGATATCGAAGTCCAAGCCCTTTTACAAACCGCCTATCCCGCAGTTAATGTAATCCGGCACGAACAAAATTCCGGCGTACAAAATGCTCGAAATACCGGCTACAACATGGTTACCGGAACGTATGTATTGTTTCTTGACGCCGACGATATCCTTTTCCCGGAATTTCTTTTTGAAATGGCAACGGTGTTAGAAGCGAATAAAGCTGCGGGGGCTTGTATTGCAAATTTCGAAAAATGTTATGATCTAGGATCAGCTCAGATAGCAGCGGAACACACTCCGATAGAGTCGCAAATTCAGTATTTAACAGTAGATTCAGGATTATCTTATTATCTGGAAAACACTGGCCGCTTTCTACCATCTTTTACTATGTTTAGAAAAACTACTTTAGATGACATTTCTGTGCAGGGGGTTCCTTTTCCGCCCGAGGTTTGGGGCAACGAAGATTTCCATCTATTCATTCGACTGCTTGCCAAGTACCCCATTTACGTCATTTCTAATCCATTGGGGATATACTATCTCAGAAATAATAGTCTTTCACGAGATCAAATTGGCGTTTGGGCATCTCGAGCAGTTGCGATGGAGTCTCTTATAGAATTAGAAAGGTCCTTTCCCTTCTCACCTCGGCATTTAAAGCTGTTTGAGAGGATGAGAAGTTCTGCCCAAAGACGTCATGCATTGCTGCTCAGCAGAAACAAACAAAGGCAGGCCGCCTTGGCAATTCTGAAAACTGAGTTAAGGCGATCTCTCGGGATCAAGACACTCGTTGTATTTTTTATGCTTATATTACGAATTCCGACGAGAAAAAGAAATTTCGAGGGACAGGAATACTAG
- a CDS encoding glycosyltransferase family 4 protein, whose protein sequence is MWHNPFIKSFSDVNQISTLGLYFDKYGSHFKNSPMKIAIVTRSDPEKMASWSGTPFFIINELRKSGHDLHMVHTRDYYPLQIFIKVIKNLCWLFLRCNIDLSLTPTYSKYVSKNLDKRLDAIGPHAVIGIVASSELASLSTELPIIHISDATYMVLSDYYPKRSFVPAWLRTKGNILESNVLERSELAIFPSDWARDSAIGHYGTEPEKTKIIKFGANVRELPILTEDYYRKKFENGCRLLFVGKEWQRKGGDIALSAFQILQSSGMKITMDIVGCDPFASSPPNGITIHKNIQKNDPSQFSLFNQLFADASFFILPTRAEAFGLVFAEAAAFATPVLATNTGGIGSVVEDNKTGILLPLKAGGEEFAQEISKLWGDKKSLIRMGTAAREKYDNELNWDSWQKSFSAALEEVIE, encoded by the coding sequence ATGTGGCATAATCCCTTTATAAAGTCATTTAGCGATGTTAACCAAATTAGCACACTAGGACTGTATTTTGATAAGTATGGATCTCATTTTAAAAATAGCCCAATGAAGATTGCAATTGTTACACGCTCCGATCCGGAAAAGATGGCGAGTTGGTCAGGGACACCGTTCTTCATTATAAATGAGCTGCGGAAATCCGGGCATGATTTGCATATGGTTCATACAAGAGATTATTATCCGCTACAGATATTTATCAAAGTAATAAAAAATCTTTGCTGGCTTTTTCTTAGATGCAATATCGATTTATCCCTCACACCAACATACAGCAAGTATGTCAGTAAAAATCTGGATAAAAGGCTTGATGCTATAGGGCCTCATGCTGTTATCGGTATTGTTGCATCTTCTGAACTGGCAAGCCTTTCGACAGAGCTACCAATTATCCATATATCTGACGCCACATATATGGTTCTAAGTGACTATTACCCAAAAAGATCATTTGTACCTGCATGGTTAAGAACTAAGGGAAATATTCTTGAAAGCAACGTTCTAGAAAGATCGGAGTTAGCGATTTTTCCCTCTGACTGGGCCCGAGATTCCGCTATTGGCCATTATGGAACTGAGCCAGAAAAGACGAAAATTATAAAGTTTGGCGCGAACGTAAGAGAACTACCAATCCTCACAGAAGATTACTATCGTAAAAAATTCGAAAATGGCTGCAGATTACTTTTTGTCGGCAAAGAATGGCAACGAAAAGGCGGTGACATTGCATTGAGCGCTTTTCAGATTCTCCAATCTTCCGGTATGAAGATCACAATGGATATTGTGGGTTGCGATCCTTTTGCTTCTTCGCCACCTAATGGAATTACCATACATAAAAACATTCAAAAAAATGATCCATCGCAGTTTAGTCTCTTTAATCAGCTATTTGCCGATGCTTCATTTTTTATTTTACCCACTCGTGCGGAAGCCTTCGGACTTGTCTTTGCTGAAGCAGCGGCATTCGCTACACCTGTTTTGGCAACAAACACTGGCGGTATCGGGTCCGTGGTGGAAGACAACAAGACCGGTATTCTACTTCCGCTTAAAGCCGGAGGAGAGGAATTTGCACAAGAGATATCTAAATTATGGGGAGATAAGAAATCACTTATACGAATGGGAACCGCCGCAAGGGAAAAATATGACAATGAGCTAAATTGGGATAGCTGGCAGAAATCGTTTTCTGCTGCACTGGAAGAAGTAATTGAATAA
- a CDS encoding HAD-IA family hydrolase encodes MIKALTFDTGGTILDWHSGITSALASVGRKHDLERDWAAIANDYRAQSLRAMVNAGSDSPAEFNIDDVHREKLSEIVSSYDLEAFSSEERDKIWRTWHELDCWPDFPQSLQEMRDNFIVASFTILSVSLIVDTAKRNGLTWDAVFSCEMIGRYKILPAAYEQVAKWLVLDPSEIMMVACHNIDLNAARAVGYKTAFVRRPDEWGVAGPPDPDPDEHHDIIAHDFPDLVMQLERYRA; translated from the coding sequence ATGATAAAAGCGCTTACATTTGACACTGGTGGAACCATCCTTGATTGGCATAGCGGAATAACTTCGGCTCTTGCCTCAGTTGGTCGGAAGCATGACTTAGAACGAGATTGGGCTGCAATTGCAAATGACTATAGGGCTCAATCATTGCGGGCCATGGTGAATGCGGGATCAGATTCACCAGCAGAATTCAACATTGACGACGTTCACCGGGAAAAGCTATCTGAAATTGTTTCGAGTTATGACCTTGAGGCATTTTCATCTGAGGAAAGGGATAAAATCTGGCGAACCTGGCATGAGCTCGACTGCTGGCCGGATTTTCCTCAGTCCCTGCAAGAGATGCGTGACAATTTCATTGTCGCGTCTTTCACCATTCTCTCAGTATCCTTAATTGTAGACACGGCAAAGCGCAATGGATTGACCTGGGATGCTGTATTTTCCTGTGAGATGATAGGGCGTTATAAAATACTTCCCGCTGCCTATGAACAGGTAGCAAAATGGCTTGTTCTCGACCCAAGCGAGATAATGATGGTGGCCTGTCATAATATTGATTTAAATGCCGCACGAGCCGTAGGATACAAAACTGCATTTGTCCGGCGGCCCGACGAGTGGGGAGTTGCTGGACCGCCAGATCCCGATCCAGACGAGCACCATGACATTATCGCGCATGATTTTCCGGATCTCGTCATGCAGTTAGAAAGATACCGCGCCTAA
- a CDS encoding dipeptide ABC transporter ATP-binding protein, whose amino-acid sequence MSNDTVLTATDLARHYPISAGAFKSKLSLKALAGASFTLERGKTLAVVGESGCGKSTLARLVTMIEPATSGSLVIGEEDIATASMKALAHLRPKVQIVFQDPYSSLNPRQRVGAALEEPLLVNTKLNASERRARAQEMMANVGLRPEQFDRYPHMFSGGQRQRIAIARALMLEPDILVLDEPVSALDLSIQAQVLNLLTELQERMNLAYLFISHDLSVVRHIADDVMVMYLGRPVEQGPAKEVFANPSHPYTQALLSATPVADPNHVSERIVLKGELPSPMDPPNGCPFNPRCPKVFEKCHGDRPALQNISDNVAVACHLFD is encoded by the coding sequence ATGAGCAATGATACTGTCCTCACTGCTACTGATCTGGCGCGTCACTATCCGATCTCCGCCGGGGCCTTCAAGTCGAAACTTTCCCTCAAAGCGCTCGCCGGTGCAAGCTTTACACTAGAGCGCGGAAAGACCTTAGCGGTCGTTGGAGAAAGCGGCTGTGGAAAGTCAACATTGGCGCGGCTGGTGACAATGATAGAGCCAGCGACCAGCGGTTCCCTGGTAATTGGTGAGGAAGATATTGCGACCGCTTCTATGAAAGCGCTCGCCCATCTTCGGCCGAAAGTTCAAATAGTGTTTCAGGATCCATACAGCTCCCTCAATCCGCGGCAACGGGTCGGGGCAGCATTGGAGGAGCCGTTGCTTGTAAATACGAAATTGAACGCATCGGAACGCCGTGCCCGGGCACAGGAAATGATGGCCAATGTCGGCTTACGACCTGAGCAATTCGATCGTTACCCTCATATGTTTTCGGGCGGGCAACGCCAACGTATCGCTATTGCACGTGCATTAATGTTGGAGCCGGACATACTTGTACTCGACGAACCTGTTTCCGCCCTCGATCTCTCCATTCAGGCTCAGGTTCTCAATTTACTGACTGAGCTTCAGGAACGAATGAACCTCGCCTATTTATTTATCAGTCACGACTTGTCCGTCGTCCGGCATATTGCGGATGACGTCATGGTTATGTATCTGGGGCGCCCAGTAGAACAGGGCCCTGCCAAAGAAGTATTTGCTAATCCCTCTCATCCCTATACACAAGCTCTTCTCTCGGCAACGCCGGTCGCAGATCCCAATCACGTCTCTGAACGTATTGTCCTGAAAGGCGAACTCCCCTCGCCCATGGACCCACCAAATGGCTGTCCGTTTAACCCGCGTTGCCCTAAAGTCTTTGAAAAATGCCACGGGGACCGACCGGCTTTACAGAATATTTCGGACAATGTCGCGGTAGCCTGTCACCTGTTTGATTAG